The Vibrio sp. 16 genome segment CAGTGAAGGTCATAGTGATTGGGCGCTCCCATAAGAAGCTCAGTTCACCGTCGCTAATCATCAATGCTCTACGCAAGTTTTCTTCCATCAAGCCGCCAAGAATAAAGCCGAGAAGCAGCGGGGCGAGTGGGAAGTTTGCCAACCTAAGTGCAATCGCAGCCATCGCAATCAACAACATGATAAACACATCCATGGTGTTGAAGGATACAAGGTAAACGCCAGTGATAGAGAAGAACAAAATCATTGGTAGTAATACCGTTCTTGGCACGGCGAGAAGCTTAGAAATGTAAGGGATCAACGGCAAGTTCAGAATGACCAGTACGATGTTGCCAAAGTACATAGAGATGATCACTGACCAGAAGACATCTGGGTGCTCAACAAACAGGCGTGGACCTGGCTGAATGCCGTAAGCGATCAAAGCGCCAAGCATGATAGCTGTGGTACCAGAGCCCGGGATACCCAGCGTAAGCAGAGGAACGAACGAACCACTCGACGCTGCGTTGTTTGCCGATTCTGGCGCAACCAAACCACGGATGCTGCCTTTACCAAATTCAGCTTTTTTCTCTTTCGGCGCGAGGTTGCGCTCCATACCATAGCTTAGGAAAGCCGCGATGGTTGCGCCTGCACCCGGAAGTACACCGGTGAAGAAACCCAAGATCGATGAGCGAATCGAAACGGGCGCGACATCTTTGATCTCTTCTTTGGTGACTTTCATGCTACCAATGTTGCTGAGCTTACTTTGCTCGTCATCACGTGTGTCTTGCTCTGGCTTTAAGATACCCATTAAGGTTTCGCCCAGTGCGAATGTTGCCATGGCAAGCAGCAAGAAGCTAAAGCCATCCATTAAGTCTGTTAAACCAAAAGTGAAGCGCTCAACGCCAACGCCTTTGTCGATACCGACCGTTGACAGCATCAAGCCAAGGACTGTCATCATCCATGCTTTAATCACTTGACCAGGGCCTGCAAACGCTGCCACGGCAGACAGACCTAGCAACATCAGCGCGAAGTAGTCTGACGATTGGAAGCTCAGCGAAACGCTAGCCAATGCTGGTGCAGCGACCAACAGCATGATGGCAGAAAGCGTGCCACCTGTAAAAGAAGAGTAGGCCGCCAAAGCGAGGGCTTTTCCTGCTTGGCCTTTTTGCGCCATTGGATAGCCGTCAAACGCGGTAACCACGGTTGAAGAACAGCCCGGAGCGTTGATCAAAATTGATGATGTTGAACCACCAAAAACGGCGCCGTAGTAAACACCAGCCATCAAGATAAGACCAGACGAAGGGTCTAAGCCGTAGGTGATCGGGATCATCAGCGCAATCGCTGAGATAGGGCCCAGTCCGGGAAGCATTCCGATAAAGGTACCCACGAAACATCCAACGATCACCATCATGATGTTCATTGGCATAACTGCGGTCGAAAGACCTTGTAAGATTCCATCTAACATTACGATTTCCCTATTAAATTACGACCACATAGTGAAAATAACGCCCGGCTCTAGGTAGATGTCTAGGCCTTGGGTAAGCAGTAGATAAAACGCCATCACAAACGGGAATGATGCCCCGAATAGAATCTTTTTACGTCGCTCACCGAGTAGATAAAAGCCAGCAAGCAAGAAGACGCTCGTCGCGATAACGAAGCCTAAATAGGTTAGCCCAACGCCGTAAAACGCCATCAAGACCAGAAAACCGATCAGCAATTTCCAGTTAAAGTCCATCACCGCGCCGCTTTGCTTGTCTGGTTGCCCTGTCACAAGCAGCATTAAAGACAACCCAATGCCCGCGAAAGTCAGGAGTGTTGGAAGTGTCCTTGCGGTAAAGGGTTCGTACTCATCTCCGGGAAAGAGGGGGATTTGTGTGGTTTGATAGCCGTAACAAAGGCAGACGAGAAGAAATATCATCGCACCAACACGATCACGGCAGAGAAGGTTTTCTTTGCTAAAGAAATTTCCGTTGTTGAAAGAGTTCGTTGGCAAATCCGACATATCCAATTCCATTTGTATTTAGGGAAGAAAAAAGCCGTACATAAGAGCTAATGAGCATGGTTTCATTAACAAATTAAGCGTCATTGCTGCTAGTCAACTCGGCCTAAATGTTTACAACAACTATAAACAAGGAGATTGAAAGTATTCTTATGTACGGCGAAGAGGGTCAGGGCAGCGTTGCGCCGCCCTACAGGATTACTTCAAGAAACCAAGCTCGCGCATTAGGTCACCCATTTGCTTCTCTTGATCTTCAAGGAAGGCATAGAAGTCTTTGTCCGCTTTGTAGTTGTCGATCCAACCGTTACGGTCACGAACGACTTTCCATTGGTCGGTTTTGTACATCTTAGTCAGTGCGGCATTCCACTCGTCGATCTTCGCTTGTGAGGTGCCCGGAGCGGCGAAGAAGCCACGCCAGTTCGCAAATACCGTTTCATTGCCATATTCGGTTAGTGTTGGAATGTTTGGTGCTGCGTCTAGACGTTTTGGTGCCGTCACTGCTAGTACTTTGACTTGGCCTGATTTTGACATTTCTAATACTTCACCAAGGCCAGTAGACAGTAGCTGAGTCTCACCAGAAAGTAGCGCCGCCATTGCTTTACCGCCTGCGTCGTAGGCGATGTAGCGAACTTTCTTCGCGTCAAACCCTTCGCCTTTGAATGCCGCTGCAACGACTAGGTGATCCATACTGCCTCGAGCTGAGCCACCTGCGATTTTTACTTTACGCGGGTTGGACTCAAAGTCTTTCACCACGTCTTCCCAAGTGTTGTACTTAGAATCTGCGGAAGCGACGATCGCACCATAGTCAGCGATGGTTGCTGCAACAGGTGTTAAATCACGGAATGATTGTGGGAAAATCCCCGTTAGCGAGCGTACGACGATTGGTGTTGAGTTCACCATGAGTGTGTCTTCTTGACGCTCTGCTGTCTCGATGAGGTGAGCAATCGCTTTACCGCCGCCGCCGCCCGATAGGTTTTGGAATGAGACGTTTTCAACGATGTCTGATTTGACCAGAACATCACCTGTGCCACGTGCGGTCATATCCCAACCACCACCAGCACCACCAGGAATCAAAAAGTGGATTTTTTCTACATCTGCTGCAAAAGCGTTGAATGAAAAAGACGCAGCGATGATCGAAGCCGCTA includes the following:
- a CDS encoding tripartite tricarboxylate transporter permease, which gives rise to MLDGILQGLSTAVMPMNIMMVIVGCFVGTFIGMLPGLGPISAIALMIPITYGLDPSSGLILMAGVYYGAVFGGSTSSILINAPGCSSTVVTAFDGYPMAQKGQAGKALALAAYSSFTGGTLSAIMLLVAAPALASVSLSFQSSDYFALMLLGLSAVAAFAGPGQVIKAWMMTVLGLMLSTVGIDKGVGVERFTFGLTDLMDGFSFLLLAMATFALGETLMGILKPEQDTRDDEQSKLSNIGSMKVTKEEIKDVAPVSIRSSILGFFTGVLPGAGATIAAFLSYGMERNLAPKEKKAEFGKGSIRGLVAPESANNAASSGSFVPLLTLGIPGSGTTAIMLGALIAYGIQPGPRLFVEHPDVFWSVIISMYFGNIVLVILNLPLIPYISKLLAVPRTVLLPMILFFSITGVYLVSFNTMDVFIMLLIAMAAIALRLANFPLAPLLLGFILGGLMEENLRRALMISDGELSFLWERPITMTFTVLAVLVLFSPIFVKLFQKLKASPKKVEQ
- a CDS encoding tripartite tricarboxylate transporter TctB family protein, which translates into the protein MSDLPTNSFNNGNFFSKENLLCRDRVGAMIFLLVCLCYGYQTTQIPLFPGDEYEPFTARTLPTLLTFAGIGLSLMLLVTGQPDKQSGAVMDFNWKLLIGFLVLMAFYGVGLTYLGFVIATSVFLLAGFYLLGERRKKILFGASFPFVMAFYLLLTQGLDIYLEPGVIFTMWS
- a CDS encoding tripartite tricarboxylate transporter substrate binding protein, with amino-acid sequence MFKVLKPTLAASIIAASFSFNAFAADVEKIHFLIPGGAGGGWDMTARGTGDVLVKSDIVENVSFQNLSGGGGGKAIAHLIETAERQEDTLMVNSTPIVVRSLTGIFPQSFRDLTPVAATIADYGAIVASADSKYNTWEDVVKDFESNPRKVKIAGGSARGSMDHLVVAAAFKGEGFDAKKVRYIAYDAGGKAMAALLSGETQLLSTGLGEVLEMSKSGQVKVLAVTAPKRLDAAPNIPTLTEYGNETVFANWRGFFAAPGTSQAKIDEWNAALTKMYKTDQWKVVRDRNGWIDNYKADKDFYAFLEDQEKQMGDLMRELGFLK